One genomic region from Chthoniobacterales bacterium encodes:
- a CDS encoding ABC transporter ATP-binding protein, whose protein sequence is MPDDIHLHARGLHKAFRLASSELEILRGVDLTVKRGETVFLCGASGAGKSTLLYTLAGLERPTCGEVKFEGEDLYRASASRQAALRNTRMGFVFQSYALLPELTALENVALPGLIGGKPDRDRAAALLQQVGLGARAGHLPSELSGGEQQRVAIARALVNKPGMLFADEPTGNLDSRTGGEVIDLLLGLVREHGTTLLAVTHDTGLAARGDRVLHIRDGKLLEQED, encoded by the coding sequence ATGCCGGACGACATCCACCTGCACGCCCGCGGGCTCCACAAAGCCTTCCGGCTCGCATCTTCCGAACTCGAGATCCTGCGCGGTGTGGACCTCACCGTGAAGCGCGGCGAGACCGTCTTTCTCTGCGGTGCATCCGGCGCGGGCAAAAGCACCCTGCTTTACACGCTGGCCGGACTCGAACGCCCGACGTGCGGTGAGGTGAAATTCGAGGGCGAGGACCTTTACCGCGCATCCGCCTCGCGGCAAGCCGCACTCCGCAACACGCGCATGGGCTTCGTCTTTCAAAGCTACGCCCTGCTGCCCGAACTGACCGCGCTGGAAAACGTCGCACTGCCGGGCCTCATCGGCGGCAAACCCGACCGTGATCGCGCCGCCGCATTGTTGCAGCAGGTCGGTCTCGGCGCGCGGGCGGGGCACCTTCCGTCCGAGTTGAGCGGCGGCGAGCAGCAGCGCGTGGCCATCGCCCGCGCGCTCGTCAACAAGCCCGGGATGCTTTTTGCCGACGAGCCCACCGGCAACCTCGACTCCCGCACGGGAGGCGAAGTCATCGACCTGCTGCTCGGGTTGGTCCGCGAACACGGCACCACGCTTTTGGCGGTCACCCACGACACCGGACTCGCCGCCCGCGGCGACCGCGTCCTGCACATACGCGACGGCAAACTGCTCGAGCAGGAGGATTGA
- a CDS encoding shikimate dehydrogenase, with amino-acid sequence MTGMLGHPVAENPIDRMFDAVYAHYGLPWQFWKSNIASESALALAVPALAPLGYRGFTITVPYKVAVMPMLDEIDDDVKAIGAANYVTIEKGRLVGHNNDGKGVVKAIEKVVPLRGQHVVMLGAGGAGRAMAVEIAWAGAAKMTLVTRREEQGREVAGLVQRASGIPCDWQPWQKEVELPAGTTLLMNATHLGCAPELEPVPVRWDTVPNDCTAVDVITNPRLTPFLLTAREHGCRIVDGVEMLVQLAMQIFERWTGIAPDEKVFQRAVAEALGE; translated from the coding sequence ATGACAGGCATGCTCGGTCATCCGGTGGCCGAGAACCCGATCGACCGCATGTTCGACGCCGTTTACGCGCACTACGGGTTGCCCTGGCAATTCTGGAAAAGCAACATCGCCTCGGAGTCCGCTCTCGCCTTGGCCGTCCCCGCTTTGGCGCCTCTCGGCTACCGCGGTTTTACCATCACCGTTCCCTACAAAGTCGCGGTGATGCCGATGCTTGATGAAATCGACGACGATGTGAAAGCGATCGGCGCGGCCAATTACGTGACCATCGAGAAAGGGCGTTTGGTCGGTCACAACAACGACGGCAAGGGCGTGGTCAAAGCCATCGAAAAAGTGGTGCCCCTGCGCGGCCAGCACGTGGTCATGCTCGGCGCGGGCGGCGCCGGGCGCGCCATGGCCGTGGAGATCGCCTGGGCCGGCGCCGCAAAGATGACGCTGGTGACGCGCCGCGAAGAGCAGGGACGCGAGGTCGCCGGACTGGTGCAACGCGCCAGCGGCATCCCCTGCGATTGGCAACCCTGGCAAAAGGAAGTCGAATTGCCGGCAGGAACCACCCTGCTGATGAACGCGACCCATCTGGGCTGCGCGCCCGAACTGGAGCCCGTGCCGGTGCGTTGGGATACGGTGCCCAACGACTGCACGGCCGTCGATGTCATCACCAACCCGAGACTCACTCCTTTCCTGCTCACGGCACGCGAGCACGGTTGCCGCATCGTGGACGGCGTGGAAATGCTCGTGCAGTTGGCCATGCAGATCTTCGAACGTTGGACGGGCATCGCTCCGGACGAGAAAGTTTTCCAACGCGCCGTGGCCGAGGCCCTCGGCGAATAA
- a CDS encoding superoxide dismutase produces MAYELPPLTYANNALEPHIDARTMEIHHDKHHQAYITNANNALKDHPALAAKPVDELIADLSAVPEAVRTAVRNNAGGHANHTFFWTIMGPNAGGEPKGKLAEAIKAKFGSYDAFKEAFEKAGATRFGSGWAWLVVNKGELEVVSTANQDSPLMGKAVAGVEGKPVIGCDVWEHAYYLNYQNRRPDYLKAWWSTVNWDQAEKNYLAAL; encoded by the coding sequence ATGGCCTACGAACTACCACCTCTCACCTACGCAAACAACGCACTCGAACCCCATATCGACGCGCGCACGATGGAGATCCACCACGACAAGCACCATCAGGCGTATATCACCAACGCGAACAACGCGCTGAAAGACCATCCGGCCCTCGCCGCCAAACCGGTCGATGAATTGATCGCCGACCTTTCCGCCGTGCCGGAAGCCGTCCGCACCGCCGTGCGCAACAACGCCGGTGGCCATGCCAACCACACGTTCTTCTGGACCATCATGGGTCCGAATGCCGGCGGCGAACCCAAAGGCAAGCTGGCCGAAGCGATCAAAGCGAAGTTCGGCAGCTACGACGCTTTCAAAGAGGCTTTTGAAAAAGCCGGCGCCACACGCTTCGGCAGCGGCTGGGCCTGGCTCGTCGTCAACAAGGGCGAACTTGAAGTGGTCTCGACCGCGAACCAGGACAGCCCGCTCATGGGCAAAGCCGTCGCCGGGGTGGAAGGGAAACCCGTCATCGGCTGCGACGTCTGGGAGCACGCCTACTACCTCAACTACCAAAACCGACGCCCCGATTACCTCAAAGCCTGGTGGAGCACGGTCAACTGGGACCAAGCCGAGAAAAACTACCTCGCCGCGCTGTAA
- the phoU gene encoding phosphate signaling complex protein PhoU: MPDNTPQHILARFDDALKTLRDHVLMMASLTDKLLVRAGEGLFQRNLDACNGVIADDAEIDVLEKNVDEDGMEIMVRFQPMARDLREVVAAMKVGTDLERVADQAVSIARRARRLNQSPSLPETAALEEMFRMALELFRASVRSFADRDETLARTLKPRDRDLDGLHHKMIGDLTARMSSDTARITQYLDLIFVARIIERIGDHATNIAEDAVFATSAVDIRHTTTPPAAG; this comes from the coding sequence CTCCCCAACATATTTTGGCGAGGTTCGACGACGCGCTCAAAACACTGCGCGATCACGTCCTCATGATGGCCAGCCTCACGGACAAACTGCTTGTCCGCGCGGGTGAAGGCCTCTTCCAAAGGAATCTCGACGCCTGCAACGGCGTGATCGCGGACGACGCCGAGATCGACGTTCTGGAAAAGAATGTCGATGAGGACGGCATGGAGATCATGGTGCGGTTCCAGCCGATGGCCCGCGACTTGCGTGAGGTTGTGGCCGCGATGAAAGTCGGCACCGACCTCGAGCGCGTGGCCGACCAGGCGGTGAGCATCGCGCGCCGCGCACGCCGCCTCAACCAGTCCCCTTCGCTCCCCGAGACCGCCGCCTTGGAGGAAATGTTCCGCATGGCCCTGGAGCTTTTCCGCGCAAGTGTGCGCAGCTTCGCCGACCGCGACGAGACGCTGGCCCGCACCCTCAAGCCGCGCGACCGCGACCTGGACGGACTCCACCACAAAATGATCGGCGACCTCACCGCCCGGATGTCCTCGGATACGGCCCGCATTACGCAATACCTCGACCTTATCTTTGTTGCCCGCATCATCGAGCGCATCGGCGACCACGCGACCAACATCGCGGAGGACGCGGTTTTTGCGACCTCGGCTGTGGATATCCGCCACACCACCACGCCCCCGGCGGCGGGTTGA